The following nucleotide sequence is from Barnesiella propionica.
TATGCCTCCCGAGGTAGCTGTACTCTTTCCCGAAGGCGGAGGGTACCAGTCTCTTTTTCACGGACGCGTAGTGGATATGCTGCATTTTCCACTGTTCAGTTTTTATTGGCCCGACTGGATACCCTGGATAGGAGGGAACCGTTTCGAATTTTTCCGCCCTATTTTTAATATAGCCGATTCCGCTATTTCGGTAGGAGTGGTCGTTGTGTTGTTGTTTTACAGGAAATATCTTTCGGTACCGGAGAAAGAAAAAGTGGAAAATATCTGATATATTATAGGCTTTAAAAGCCGGTTTTATGTTCCGGGTTTCCGGATAAAAAATATCTGAATGAAAATATTCTTCTATATAATAGTTAGTTCGTTATCGGTCGCTTTTATTTCCTGTGACCGGACTCCCGACCATGTAATAGCCGGGCCGAAAATGGAAGATTTGCTTGTCGATATTCATAAAGCTGAAGCCGTAATGGATGTGAACTACGATGATTATCGCGATTCTGAACAGAAAAAGGCATTGCGTGAAGCTGTTTTTCTCCGTCATGGCGTTACAGAAGAACAGTTTGATACGTCTCTTGTCTGGTATGGACACCATATTGACAAATATGTGGAAATGTACGACAAGGTTATTGAGCGGCTAAAGAAAGAAAATGAAGACGTGAAACTGCTGATAGCCCGTGAGAACGAGCAGACGATTACACGTCCGGGGGATTCGGTCGATGTCTGGAAGAAAAAGAATTGGTTCGAATTCAATCCCCGTACAATGGATAATATATTGGCGTTCGAGATTATTCCCGATGAAAATTTCATGATACATGATCGTTTTGTACTCCGGGCTAAATTCCTGATGATCCCTCGCTCTTCTGTTCATCCTGAGGTCTATCTGGCGGTAAGTCATGAAAATAAAGATGTGGCTTACGTAAAAGCTGGCGTAATGAAAAACGGATGGTTCGAATTGGCTGTACAGTCCGATTCGGCTCTCGCTGTAGAGAGAGTTTACGGATATGTCTCTTTCCCGCCTGAATGGGAGGATAGCCATATATATGCAGACAGTATATCCCTGATGCGTCTCCGTTATAAGGATGTTATGCCGGAATTGGACGCGATGAAATGGCAGAGAAACAAAAAGGATTGAAGGGAATTTTATTCTTTCCGAAAAAGTTTTAGATGTTGCTTTTCTACTGAAATCAGATAAATGCGGTTACCGTAGGAGATACTTTGAAATTGATAGGGAAGTTGTATCTATGAAAAAAGGTTTTTTATCACATCAGCTTTGTTGCGGTCGTACATTACATAGTAAATATGTGCTCTTTCTTACTTCCGATAACCGGTTCGATTCTGTCGTACCGTTTCAGCAGGAAGTTCCTATGACTGTTTTTTGCGAAGGATTATTGCTGGTGGTATCTCCGGCATTCGACAAGTTTTCTGTTTCTTTTACAGATACGTTGAGTAAGCAACTTGAAAACGATAAAGATTTAAGGGTAGGCGATGCTGTTATTTCCAATCCTGTTTATCTTTCCTGTATGGTTACAGAAGAAGAATATTGTTCTGTTTATTCGATAATGCCTGTCGATTGGTCTACCTGTCGTTTGTGTGATAACAAAATTATACTTGTTAAGATATTATGAATAAACGTAATATGGATGTTAAACAATTGATAATGAAATTTTAATAGTATCTGAACAGTTCTTTATTGATTATCTCAGTTCTTTTAATCTGTCCTTTAATATTTGACGCGCCTGGTGTATACGGCTCTTTACTGTTCCTAACGGAATTTTTAGTTTTTCCGCTATTTCATCGTAACTGTATCCGGTGATATACAGGAGAAAGGGGATACGTTTTTCTCTGTCCAATTGATAGATTATTTTAAGTATTTCGCCGCTGATTATCCGGCTCTCTAATTGATCATCTATGAAAGGTATTGATAATTCCTCCGCAGGAATATTATCTTTCAACTTTAATAATCGGGATTGGTCGTTGAGAAATGTGTTTCGCATAATGGTGAATAGCCAACTTTTTACAGTGCCGTATTCAATATAATCATTTTGTCCTTTTAAGGCTCTGTAAGAAGTTTCCTGTAACAAGTCTTTTGCATCGTTTTCATTACTGGTGAGACGAGATGCGAAACGATACAAGATATCTTGCATGGCTATTATTTCTGCGACGAGCTTATTTTGTTTCATATACAACCGTTTTGAGATAGGTCACACATTGTTGTTATTTTGGTGCTTTCCTGTACAAGTATATAGCTATGATAGTGTATATGACATTGGGAATCCACATAGCTACCAGGGGAGATGTGAGTCCCGATACTGCGAAAGTGGAAGTTACCGTAGAGAACAGTATGTATGAAAAGCTCAGTAGAAGTCCTATTCCTATATTCAATCCCATCCCGCCTTTTACTTTACGGGAAGATAGAGCCATACCTATAGTCGTGAGGATAAAGGCTGCCGCTGTCATGGCGTATCGCCGTTCGTATTCTATTTCAAAATCCTTGATATTAGCAACGCCTCTCTCTTTCTGCCTTTGTATGTATTTCTTTAATTGCGGGGTTGTCATCATTTCACTGTCATTTTTGGAGATGAGAAAATCGGACGGTTCTATCGTAAGAATCGTGTCCAGCGAAGTTCCCTGAGTCAGGGTTTCCCTCATGCCCTTGAATTCTCGTATCATGTAATCCTGTACTTTCCAGTGATATGCAGAGTCATATGTTATTTTCTGAGCCGTCATTCTGGATTTGAGGACTTTTCCTTCGAATTTGTCCAGGGAAAAGCGGTATCCGGTCTTATTGCTGTTGTCGAAACGGGACATGTAGGCTATTACTCCCGGTTCTACCTGCAATTGAATGTTACTGGCGTAATCCACCCGTTTATTTTTGACATATGTGTTCATATATTCGATGCGTGTCACGTTTGCCGGAGGTATGACGTAACAGCTCAAATAGAAATTCAGAGAAGCGATTATGGCCGCCGATATCATATAAGGGAGCATGAGTCGCTTAAAACTGATGCCGC
It contains:
- a CDS encoding LptF/LptG family permease; protein product: MLKKIDFYIIRKFLGTYFFAIALILLITVMFDINEKLDSFLKAPLKATVFDYFFNFLPYFANLFSPLFIFIAVIFFTSKLADNSEIIAMLSSGISFKRLMLPYMISAAIIASLNFYLSCYVIPPANVTRIEYMNTYVKNKRVDYASNIQLQVEPGVIAYMSRFDNSNKTGYRFSLDKFEGKVLKSRMTAQKITYDSAYHWKVQDYMIREFKGMRETLTQGTSLDTILTIEPSDFLISKNDSEMMTTPQLKKYIQRQKERGVANIKDFEIEYERRYAMTAAAFILTTIGMALSSRKVKGGMGLNIGIGLLLSFSYILFSTVTSTFAVSGLTSPLVAMWIPNVIYTIIAIYLYRKAPK
- a CDS encoding RNA polymerase sigma factor; the encoded protein is MKQNKLVAEIIAMQDILYRFASRLTSNENDAKDLLQETSYRALKGQNDYIEYGTVKSWLFTIMRNTFLNDQSRLLKLKDNIPAEELSIPFIDDQLESRIISGEILKIIYQLDREKRIPFLLYITGYSYDEIAEKLKIPLGTVKSRIHQARQILKDRLKELR
- a CDS encoding DUF4296 domain-containing protein — its product is MKIFFYIIVSSLSVAFISCDRTPDHVIAGPKMEDLLVDIHKAEAVMDVNYDDYRDSEQKKALREAVFLRHGVTEEQFDTSLVWYGHHIDKYVEMYDKVIERLKKENEDVKLLIARENEQTITRPGDSVDVWKKKNWFEFNPRTMDNILAFEIIPDENFMIHDRFVLRAKFLMIPRSSVHPEVYLAVSHENKDVAYVKAGVMKNGWFELAVQSDSALAVERVYGYVSFPPEWEDSHIYADSISLMRLRYKDVMPELDAMKWQRNKKD